In a genomic window of Mageeibacillus indolicus UPII9-5:
- a CDS encoding S41 family peptidase, which yields MKPYKLFILVLSMLMPLLCSCDGLIANHSIPEHSPGMPDKTTTNRFSDYDKFPLPYETELKVSSDGEQLILSKQQALEDYDALWEMLEDNYPYFETIKNELGLDWKEVRDTYRTELISVCRGPSILQDNYINVINNCLKQFKSIGHLYVIQPFLYQRMVDTFRAVVESSGENQNHDSKEEVDMLSKMLSIIESQKVKTFYDYYKNLMPSPTPASTEGGTQLYPQEQSLYEEVRQTIIEATVGEGIPYIKITGFLWSSPKCTPIAIKMIQDFFEANSEADDIIIDIQGNGGGNTGVWRDGIVSHIICEPLKQSGMIGVKDGKFNRFMWDAEQPFPSEFKEIDSETWDNTFPDLNIKDFGHLKFYNHENTCTQHDNSICFQGQLWMLIDRSNYSASDAFASFCKTTGFARLVGKTTGGNGRGGQPYTFALPNSGLLVYFDPYFSLNPDGSCNAIAGTRPDIETKAGMTALETCLEAIWRDKD from the coding sequence ATGAAGCCATATAAGTTATTTATCTTAGTTTTATCAATGCTAATGCCCCTTTTATGCTCCTGCGATGGATTAATCGCCAATCATAGCATTCCAGAGCATTCTCCTGGAATGCCTGATAAGACTACTACAAACAGGTTTTCTGATTATGACAAATTTCCACTCCCATATGAAACAGAACTGAAAGTTAGTTCAGATGGAGAGCAGTTAATTCTATCTAAACAGCAAGCGCTTGAAGACTATGATGCCTTATGGGAAATGTTGGAGGATAATTACCCATATTTTGAAACGATAAAAAATGAACTGGGGCTGGATTGGAAGGAGGTAAGGGATACTTACCGTACTGAGCTGATAAGTGTGTGTAGGGGACCATCCATACTTCAGGATAATTATATAAATGTAATCAATAACTGCTTGAAGCAGTTTAAAAGTATAGGCCATCTATATGTCATTCAACCGTTTTTGTATCAACGCATGGTCGATACTTTTCGAGCGGTAGTGGAATCGAGCGGAGAAAATCAGAACCACGACAGTAAGGAAGAAGTCGATATGCTATCCAAGATGCTATCCATAATAGAAAGCCAAAAGGTCAAAACTTTTTATGACTATTATAAAAACTTAATGCCAAGCCCCACACCTGCCTCTACCGAAGGTGGTACACAGCTATACCCGCAAGAACAATCATTGTATGAAGAAGTAAGACAAACGATTATAGAGGCTACGGTTGGAGAAGGTATTCCTTACATAAAAATTACAGGTTTCCTTTGGTCGTCTCCAAAATGTACGCCGATTGCGATCAAGATGATTCAGGATTTTTTTGAAGCAAACAGCGAGGCGGATGATATAATCATAGACATACAGGGAAACGGTGGAGGGAACACCGGCGTGTGGAGGGATGGAATCGTATCACACATAATTTGCGAGCCTTTGAAACAATCTGGTATGATCGGTGTTAAGGATGGCAAGTTTAACCGTTTTATGTGGGATGCAGAGCAGCCGTTTCCGTCCGAGTTTAAAGAAATCGATAGCGAGACTTGGGATAATACATTTCCGGATTTAAATATAAAAGATTTCGGCCATCTGAAGTTTTACAATCACGAAAACACTTGCACGCAACACGATAATAGCATTTGCTTTCAAGGTCAATTATGGATGTTGATTGACAGGAGCAATTACTCCGCTTCTGATGCATTTGCTTCCTTTTGCAAGACTACGGGCTTTGCAAGGCTTGTAGGCAAAACAACGGGCGGAAACGGACGTGGGGGGCAGCCATATACATTTGCCTTGCCTAACAGCGGTCTGCTCGTGTACTTTGACCCATATTTTTCTTTAAATCCTGACGGAAGCTGCAACGCCATTGCAGGCACAAGACCGGATATTGAAACTAAGGCAGGAATGACCGCGCTGGAAACTTGTCTTGAAGCGATATGGCGAGATAAAGATTAA
- a CDS encoding radical SAM/SPASM domain-containing protein, giving the protein MNGLNYKESSYNFEFPYEDDESKRILYNSRTNALALIDKEKYIYFQNFKERGQPISDEKLLEDLKYGGYILRDDIDELELIRFNLLQSRYNTSSLGLTIAPTSDCNFRCIYCYEKESLKPVVMSEGVQEKVVELVKARAESIMRLSVTWYGGEPLLALDIIENLTNKFLEICEEHKIRYDAGIVTNGYLLTTKVSERLKDLRIMHTQITVDGAPEEHDKRRPLAGGQPTFHKIISNLRAAKEILPCKVSIRINTDKDNADQVDEVLKILKENDLNDVAYPYLGMVENSNDCYAESSCYHPEEFSAVEFDYRIRNSSDISNSYPRLIANSCGADSNSNLVINADGKLYKCWNDIGVKERTVGDLLAPASDAAMVPLLQYLMYDPTHDSECSKCKYLPICMGGCPSRRLFRKDTRCNVMRYRLKDYICVISFYLKNNKIKPANKDDDMA; this is encoded by the coding sequence ATGAACGGTCTAAATTACAAAGAATCTAGCTACAATTTTGAGTTCCCCTATGAGGACGACGAAAGTAAACGCATACTCTATAATTCACGTACAAATGCCCTTGCGCTAATTGATAAAGAAAAGTATATATATTTTCAAAATTTTAAAGAGCGAGGACAGCCTATCTCCGATGAAAAATTATTAGAGGACTTGAAATACGGCGGATATATACTGCGTGATGACATAGACGAATTGGAATTAATTCGATTCAATCTTCTTCAAAGCCGCTACAACACTTCTAGTTTAGGATTAACCATAGCCCCAACTTCCGATTGTAATTTTCGATGTATCTATTGCTATGAAAAGGAGAGCCTTAAACCCGTTGTAATGTCCGAAGGTGTTCAGGAAAAGGTTGTAGAACTTGTTAAGGCCCGAGCGGAATCCATTATGCGACTGTCCGTTACATGGTATGGAGGGGAACCGCTTCTGGCATTAGACATAATTGAAAATCTAACGAATAAGTTTTTGGAGATTTGTGAAGAGCATAAAATCAGATACGATGCTGGAATAGTAACAAATGGCTATCTGCTTACAACCAAGGTGTCCGAACGCCTGAAGGATCTAAGGATTATGCACACACAGATTACGGTGGACGGTGCGCCAGAAGAACACGACAAACGAAGGCCGCTTGCAGGAGGCCAGCCAACATTTCACAAGATTATATCAAACTTACGGGCAGCGAAAGAAATACTGCCTTGCAAGGTAAGCATCAGGATTAACACGGATAAGGATAATGCAGATCAAGTAGATGAGGTTCTGAAAATATTAAAGGAAAACGATTTGAACGATGTGGCTTATCCATACTTGGGTATGGTAGAAAATTCAAACGATTGCTACGCCGAAAGCAGTTGCTACCATCCAGAAGAATTTTCGGCCGTTGAATTTGACTATAGAATACGAAACTCTTCAGATATAAGTAATTCATATCCAAGACTAATAGCAAACTCTTGCGGAGCTGATTCTAACAGCAACCTCGTTATAAATGCGGACGGGAAGCTTTATAAGTGCTGGAATGACATAGGGGTTAAAGAAAGAACAGTTGGCGACTTGTTAGCCCCTGCATCTGATGCCGCGATGGTTCCGCTTTTACAATACTTGATGTATGACCCCACGCACGATAGCGAATGCTCAAAATGTAAATACTTACCTATTTGTATGGGCGGATGCCCTAGCCGGAGATTATTTAGAAAGGACACTCGGTGTAATGTAATGCGTTATAGATTGAAAGACTATATCTGCGTTATATCGTTCTATCTGAAAAATAACAAAATAAAGCCAGCGAATAAAGATGACGATATGGCATGA